The following proteins are encoded in a genomic region of Tachysurus fulvidraco isolate hzauxx_2018 chromosome 22, HZAU_PFXX_2.0, whole genome shotgun sequence:
- the mc4r gene encoding melanocortin receptor 4 — MNISAHHGLHHGHRNHSLAVQIGNKAVSGERNSASGCYEQLLISTEVFITLGLVSLLENILVIAAIIKNKNFHSPMYFFICSLAVADLLVSVSNATETAVMALITSGNLTISGDVVKSMDNVFDSMICSSLLASIWSLLAIAVDRYVTIFYALRYHNIMTQRRASLIIICIWSFCSASGVLFIIYSESATVLICLISMFFTMLALMASLYVHMFLLARLHMKRIAALPGNGPVWQAANMKGAVTLTILLGVFVVCWAPFFLHLILMISCPRNPYCVCFMSHFNMYLILIMCNSVIDPLIYAFRSQEMRKTFREICCGWASGWSCGWSCVGIDERLNSY; from the coding sequence ATGAACATCTCAGCGCATCACGGGCTGCACCACGGCCACCGGAACCACAGCCTGGCCGTGCAGATTGGAAACAAAGCCGtctctggggaaagaaactctGCATCGGGATGCTATGAGCAACTGTTAATCTCCACTGAGGTCTTCATCACGCTAGGGTTGGTCAGCCTTCTTGAGAACATTCTGGTAATCGCGGCCATCATTAAGAACAAGAACTTCCACTCGCCCATGTATTTCTTCATCTGCAGCCTGGCGGTGGCAGACCTTCTTGTGAGCGTATCGAACGCGACGGAAACGGCCGTGATGGCGCTGATCACCAGCGGCAACCTGACCATCTCTGGAGATGTTGTGAAAAGCATGGACAACGTTTTTGACTCCATGATCTGCAGCTCACTCCTGGCCTCCATTTGGAGTCTCCTGGCAATTGCTGTGGACCGCTACGTCACTATCTTCTATGCCCTTCGCTACCACAATATCATGACCCAGCGTAGGGCATCACTTATCATCATATGCATCTGGAGCTTCTGCTCAGCATCCGGTGTGCTCTTCATCATCTACTCAGAGAGCGCTACGGTCCTCATCTGCCTTATCAGCATGTTCTTCACCATGCTGGCCCTCATGGCCTCGCTTTACGTTCACATGTTCCTCTTGGCACGTCTTCACATGAAACGCATCGCCGCCTTACCAGGAAACGGCCCCGTGTGGCAGGCGGCCAACATGAAGGGTGCCGTGACGCTCACCATCCTGCTCGGAGTCTTCGTCGTATGCTGGGCTCCATTTTTTCTCCACCTCATCCTCATGATCTCTTGCCCCAGGAACCCGTATTGCGTCTGCTTCATGTCGCACTTCAACATGTACCTGATTCTGATCATGTGTAACTCTGTGATCGACCCGCTCATCTACGCCTTCAGGAGTCAGGAGATGAGGAAGACCTTCAGGGAGATCTGCTGTGGATGGGCTTCAGGGTGGAGCTGTGGGTGGAGTTGCGTCGGCATTGATGAGAGGCTTAACAGCTATTAA